A genome region from Methylobacterium sp. FF17 includes the following:
- the petA gene encoding ubiquinol-cytochrome c reductase iron-sulfur subunit gives MFLATGAGLAVGAGALAWPFVASMAPDAETIAAGAPLEVDLTPIQEGQIVNVFWRGKLIFVRNRSEKEIKEAAAVPMSDLIEPQADAARVKEGHAKWLVVYGNCTHLGCVPIGHQGQYEGWSCPCHGSLYDTSGRVRRGPAPTNLPIPPYLFETDTKIRIGEEGGKAVA, from the coding sequence ATGTTCCTCGCCACGGGCGCGGGCCTCGCGGTCGGTGCCGGTGCGCTCGCCTGGCCCTTCGTCGCCTCGATGGCGCCCGACGCCGAGACCATCGCGGCCGGTGCACCCCTCGAAGTCGACCTGACGCCGATCCAGGAAGGCCAGATCGTCAACGTGTTCTGGCGCGGCAAGCTGATCTTCGTGCGCAACCGTTCGGAGAAGGAGATCAAGGAAGCAGCCGCCGTGCCGATGTCCGATCTCATCGAGCCGCAGGCCGATGCGGCCCGCGTCAAGGAAGGCCACGCCAAGTGGCTCGTCGTCTACGGCAACTGCACCCATCTCGGCTGCGTGCCCATCGGGCACCAGGGCCAGTACGAGGGGTGGTCCTGCCCTTGCCATGGCTCGCTCTACGACACGTCGGGTCGCGTCCGTCGGGGCCCAGCCCCGACGAACCTGCCGATTCCGCCCTACCTCTTCGAAACGGATACGAAGATCCGGATCGGCGAAGAGGGCGGCAAGGCCGTCGCCTGA